One segment of Natronosalvus halobius DNA contains the following:
- a CDS encoding polysaccharide deacetylase family protein yields MGSVVVSVDAELGWGFLDLHPPPAHRIEHCRRGWHALCEAFEAYDVPATWAVVGHLMLEDCDGRHVDHPAPAGWFERERTDWKDRPDLRFGPDLVRSVLESPVDHEFASHSFSHILFGAPSTDRDLARAEFERALELADEWGLECSSFVYPRNDVGHRAALAEAGFTAYRGRTPTPEGFRAVLETGLGGRSVLVEPTVEEHGLVNVPASLFCFGFEGVSRTVAESVWADPMVVTARRAIDQAVAADDDRLCHLWLHPNNLTTDRDDERMRAILAYIDRQRRETDLTVETMDEVAARVSESTEDAAERENADGLETSVTQAVGGDD; encoded by the coding sequence GTGGGTAGCGTCGTCGTCTCGGTCGACGCCGAACTCGGCTGGGGATTTCTCGACCTCCACCCGCCGCCGGCCCACCGCATCGAGCACTGCCGACGCGGCTGGCACGCCCTTTGTGAGGCCTTCGAAGCCTACGACGTCCCCGCCACGTGGGCCGTCGTCGGCCACCTCATGCTCGAAGACTGCGACGGCCGCCACGTCGACCACCCCGCCCCGGCAGGCTGGTTCGAGCGCGAGCGGACCGACTGGAAGGATCGCCCCGACCTCCGGTTCGGTCCCGACCTGGTCCGTTCCGTGCTCGAGTCGCCGGTCGACCACGAGTTCGCGAGCCACTCGTTCTCCCACATCCTCTTCGGCGCGCCGAGCACCGATCGGGATCTGGCCCGCGCCGAGTTCGAACGGGCGCTCGAACTGGCCGACGAGTGGGGCCTCGAGTGCTCGTCGTTCGTCTACCCGCGAAACGACGTCGGCCACCGGGCGGCGCTCGCCGAGGCCGGCTTCACCGCCTACCGGGGCCGAACGCCGACGCCGGAGGGATTCCGGGCAGTCCTGGAGACCGGCCTGGGCGGGCGCTCGGTGCTGGTCGAACCGACGGTCGAGGAGCACGGCCTGGTGAACGTGCCGGCCTCGCTGTTTTGCTTCGGGTTCGAGGGCGTCTCCAGGACGGTCGCCGAGTCCGTCTGGGCCGATCCGATGGTCGTGACGGCCCGCCGGGCGATCGACCAGGCCGTCGCGGCCGACGACGACCGACTCTGTCACCTCTGGCTCCACCCGAACAACCTCACGACTGATCGCGACGACGAGCGGATGCGGGCGATCCTCGCCTATATCGACCGGCAGCGTCGAGAGACCGACCTCACCGTGGAGACGATGGACGAGGTCGCCGCTCGAGTCAGCGAGTCGACTGAGGACGCCGCCGAACGCGAGAACGCGGACGGACTCGAGACGAGCGTCACGCAGGCGGTCGGTGGCGACGACTAA
- a CDS encoding Lrp/AsnC family transcriptional regulator — protein sequence MDIRLDEVNRRIIHALMEDARSISAPMIADEVGVSAATIRNRISQLEEAGVIEGYHANVDFERGDGRLRNLYLCNAPVDDRERMAHQVRLIPGVINVRELMTGRRNLHVLAVGTDTNDLRRIAREIASLGIDIEDEDLLQAEHYQAYRPFGPDDRTPQPLSDYISLTGGAEVVEVTVAKSAPIAGLSLERAAREGVLADDVLVIAIERDDAVLTPRGDTEIEPDDLLTLLSREGVTEDALEAFEPGDR from the coding sequence ATGGACATTCGTCTGGACGAGGTCAACAGGCGCATCATCCACGCCCTCATGGAGGACGCGCGGTCCATCTCGGCGCCGATGATCGCCGACGAGGTGGGCGTTTCCGCGGCGACGATCCGCAATCGAATCAGTCAACTCGAGGAGGCGGGCGTGATCGAGGGATACCACGCCAACGTCGACTTCGAGCGCGGCGACGGGCGACTGCGAAACCTCTACCTCTGTAACGCCCCGGTCGACGACCGCGAGCGCATGGCCCACCAGGTACGGCTGATTCCCGGCGTGATCAACGTCCGCGAGCTCATGACCGGCCGGCGAAACCTCCACGTGCTCGCCGTCGGCACGGACACGAACGACCTGCGCCGAATCGCCCGCGAGATCGCCTCCCTCGGGATCGACATCGAGGACGAGGACTTACTCCAGGCCGAACACTATCAGGCCTACCGCCCCTTCGGCCCCGACGACCGGACGCCACAGCCCCTCTCCGATTACATCAGTCTGACCGGCGGCGCCGAGGTCGTCGAGGTGACCGTCGCCAAATCGGCTCCCATTGCGGGGCTCTCCCTCGAGCGCGCCGCCAGAGAGGGCGTTCTCGCCGACGACGTGCTCGTGATCGCTATCGAGCGCGACGACGCCGTGTTGACCCCTCGTGGCGACACCGAAATCGAACCCGACGACCTCCTGACGCTGCTCTCCCGGGAGGGCGTGACCGAGGACGCGCTCGAGGCGTTCGAACCGGGCGACCGGTAG
- a CDS encoding thermonuclease family protein, translated as MKRRTFIKTVTSTLAGLAATQPTQAADSALDCGVWYDAEITRVVDGDTFDVYVYETGKEYNVRTLGHDTPEKTGNTSYEMIEEWEFIEDEAHLEHWGNEATNFAEAELPAGSACQVQVDCASEEIDQFGRLLAKIRYDRDGDGTYTVYNKLTLEEGYARVYAASLTNTDEYLEAQEAARAAGRGLWVADDGYVSEWRNDDVAATFHPHTSSVRTTDGPVPDSRVPVWAEDTAVQENTTASTVDYDSIPMVGVDESHNLAYFGGCTINERWEGESADLNHFTFVTNLIDHLHDSDDPSGPVLVDGGHRTFEQDNAVSAEDTAYYQRHLEGLGIELHSINAYGNGRGYSLSDARALVASCSPEAWTGAEIAEVQEFVDQGGVVLLLGSGSETAGERANLDDLAAGLGSDLRLNYDDVRDDTNYAGDSRKLLQTGQLNTTDFDLWSAYESGKGVRTDVLRASPNDPGADADHEWTLADPADEFAGELDTITVDYPDGTSLDGLTNDDVTVYLDRDSDGTVDEIPVNADSYAGSTATFDLDGRYNTSVEGEVRVEVAGVTNPKSGEYVAAETLEGDDYLSIDVEYNVTELRAATDSATRVGDASATLNGTLEDLDGADWGEVYFEWGPAGDFVNTTPSRLLEETGSFGEEIDGLEAGREYEFRAVVESNHGYTAYGSVRSFTAQSDVRSDVLEADPNTAGAESYHTWTLADPSGDFDGEVDAIAVDYPDGTSLDGLTNDDVTVYMDRYGDGTVDEIAVNSDEYGGSAATFDLNGVYNTSVEGEVRVEIDGVTNPDSGEYVTNETLDGEDYLSVDAEFVVD; from the coding sequence GTGAAACGGCGCACCTTCATTAAAACTGTCACGAGCACGCTCGCGGGATTGGCTGCGACCCAACCCACGCAGGCCGCAGATTCCGCCCTCGACTGTGGCGTCTGGTACGACGCCGAGATCACACGCGTCGTCGACGGCGACACCTTCGACGTCTACGTCTACGAAACCGGCAAGGAGTACAACGTCCGCACACTCGGGCACGACACGCCCGAGAAAACCGGCAACACGAGTTACGAGATGATCGAGGAGTGGGAGTTCATCGAGGACGAGGCGCACCTCGAGCACTGGGGCAACGAGGCGACTAACTTCGCCGAGGCGGAGCTCCCTGCGGGCTCGGCGTGCCAGGTCCAAGTCGACTGCGCCTCCGAGGAGATCGACCAATTCGGCCGTCTCCTCGCGAAGATAAGGTACGATCGGGACGGCGACGGGACGTACACGGTTTACAACAAACTCACCCTCGAGGAGGGGTATGCCCGAGTGTACGCTGCAAGCCTGACGAACACGGACGAGTACCTCGAGGCCCAGGAGGCCGCCCGGGCGGCCGGGCGCGGGCTCTGGGTCGCCGACGACGGGTACGTCTCGGAGTGGCGAAACGACGACGTCGCGGCAACGTTTCACCCGCACACCTCGAGCGTCAGGACGACGGACGGCCCCGTCCCTGACTCGCGAGTACCGGTCTGGGCGGAGGACACCGCCGTCCAGGAGAACACCACCGCGAGCACCGTCGACTACGACTCGATTCCGATGGTCGGCGTCGACGAATCGCACAACCTCGCGTACTTCGGCGGCTGTACGATCAACGAACGCTGGGAGGGCGAGTCGGCCGACCTGAACCACTTCACGTTCGTCACGAACCTGATCGACCACCTCCACGACAGCGACGATCCCTCCGGGCCGGTGCTGGTCGACGGCGGCCACCGAACCTTCGAGCAGGACAACGCGGTTTCGGCGGAGGACACTGCGTACTACCAGCGCCACCTCGAAGGGCTCGGTATCGAACTCCACAGCATCAACGCCTACGGGAACGGACGTGGGTACAGCCTGTCGGATGCTCGCGCGCTCGTCGCTTCCTGTAGCCCGGAGGCGTGGACCGGGGCGGAAATCGCGGAGGTACAGGAGTTCGTCGACCAGGGTGGCGTCGTCCTCCTGCTGGGCAGCGGCAGCGAGACCGCTGGGGAGCGAGCCAACCTCGACGACCTCGCTGCGGGCCTCGGATCGGATCTCCGGCTCAACTACGACGACGTTCGCGACGACACGAACTACGCCGGCGATAGTCGAAAACTCCTCCAAACGGGGCAGCTGAACACGACCGACTTCGACCTCTGGTCGGCTTACGAGAGCGGCAAAGGTGTTCGAACGGATGTCTTGCGTGCGTCGCCAAACGATCCCGGCGCCGACGCGGATCACGAGTGGACGCTCGCTGACCCCGCCGACGAGTTCGCCGGCGAGCTCGATACGATCACCGTCGACTACCCCGACGGGACCAGTCTGGACGGCCTCACGAACGACGACGTGACCGTCTACCTGGACCGAGACAGCGACGGGACGGTCGACGAGATTCCGGTCAACGCCGATTCCTACGCTGGGAGCACCGCTACCTTCGACCTCGACGGTCGGTACAATACCTCGGTCGAGGGCGAGGTTCGCGTCGAGGTCGCCGGCGTCACGAATCCAAAGTCGGGCGAGTACGTCGCGGCGGAGACGCTCGAGGGCGACGATTACCTCTCGATCGACGTCGAGTACAACGTCACCGAGTTGCGGGCCGCGACAGATTCGGCCACTCGCGTCGGCGACGCGTCGGCGACGCTGAACGGAACGCTCGAGGACCTCGACGGCGCGGACTGGGGCGAAGTGTACTTCGAGTGGGGGCCGGCGGGCGACTTCGTGAACACCACTCCCTCCCGCTTACTCGAGGAAACGGGATCCTTCGGCGAAGAGATCGACGGTCTCGAGGCTGGTCGGGAGTACGAGTTCCGTGCCGTCGTCGAATCGAACCACGGCTACACGGCCTACGGTTCCGTGCGGTCGTTCACCGCCCAGAGCGACGTTCGATCCGACGTCCTCGAGGCCGATCCGAACACGGCCGGCGCCGAGTCCTATCACACCTGGACGCTCGCAGACCCCTCGGGTGACTTCGACGGCGAGGTGGACGCCATCGCGGTCGATTACCCCGACGGAACCAGTCTGGATGGCCTCACGAACGACGACGTGACCGTCTACATGGATCGATACGGCGACGGCACGGTCGACGAGATCGCCGTCAACTCCGACGAGTACGGTGGAAGCGCGGCGACCTTCGACCTCAACGGCGTCTACAATACGTCGGTCGAGGGCGAGGTTCGTGTCGAGATCGACGGTGTGACCAATCCCGATTCAGGAGAGTACGTCACCAACGAGACGCTCGACGGGGAGGACTACCTCTCCGTGGACGCCGAATTCGTCGTGGACTAG
- a CDS encoding alkaline phosphatase family protein: protein MKTVVFAFEGVTNRHIERFADAMPTVSDLRTRGVSGSLESTVPASPASAWTSVLTGTDPSYHGVFDDVVRANYPDGDRRPASAVDVRRPPLWAYLTGEGASTVACGLPMTDPPGPVTGVVVPGRRPARSVDGRTPDAPADARLPSGSPDSPWTLQDLEDPADVPTLLETRRRLACDLLDGESWELALVHVPIADPDLLGAVDADAGDRALEAACRAADRLVLDVLEIAPEESTVIGCSPLGVERSRGYRVHVNEGLADHDLLERSAWDRGWRLPGALESILGVVRGSFGGDENGSRRDGDGYRWATSEAFFPSATGAGVRLNVAGRERYGRVVNSTYEETRSRVLEALAGLADPNGNPAFEFACRREHLYGGPFAREAPDVLVSTAGTDCTVSAAPAERRFTRSEGVTRTDVGTFFAAGPTIQESAEPACLTAADVAPLVMATLGRPVPNLMTGRDPSALTTAPVGYGTYANVAHGTACDDPTFDDTLLGERLEEFDYR, encoded by the coding sequence GTGAAGACCGTCGTTTTCGCGTTCGAGGGCGTGACGAACCGACACATCGAGCGCTTCGCCGACGCGATGCCGACCGTTTCCGACCTCCGAACCCGCGGCGTTTCGGGGTCGCTCGAATCGACCGTTCCGGCCAGTCCGGCGAGCGCCTGGACGTCGGTCCTGACGGGGACCGATCCGAGTTACCACGGCGTCTTCGACGACGTCGTCCGCGCGAACTACCCCGACGGCGACCGCCGGCCAGCCTCCGCGGTCGACGTTCGCCGGCCGCCCCTCTGGGCGTACCTCACCGGCGAGGGAGCCTCCACGGTGGCCTGTGGATTGCCGATGACCGATCCACCGGGACCGGTGACCGGTGTCGTGGTTCCTGGACGGCGCCCCGCGCGATCGGTCGACGGCCGTACACCGGATGCCCCCGCGGACGCGAGACTCCCGTCCGGTTCACCCGATTCACCGTGGACGCTCCAGGACCTCGAGGATCCGGCCGATGTGCCGACGCTCCTCGAGACGAGACGTCGCCTCGCCTGCGACCTGCTCGACGGCGAGTCCTGGGAGCTGGCGCTCGTCCACGTTCCGATCGCCGATCCGGACCTCCTCGGGGCCGTCGACGCTGACGCCGGCGACCGCGCTCTCGAGGCTGCGTGCCGGGCCGCGGACCGACTCGTCCTGGACGTCCTCGAGATTGCTCCCGAGGAATCGACCGTTATCGGGTGTTCGCCGCTCGGCGTCGAGCGCTCGCGAGGATACCGCGTCCACGTCAACGAGGGGCTCGCCGATCACGACCTGCTCGAGCGGAGCGCGTGGGACAGGGGGTGGCGATTGCCGGGGGCCCTCGAGTCGATACTGGGCGTCGTCAGGGGCTCGTTCGGCGGCGACGAGAACGGGAGCCGTCGGGACGGCGACGGGTACCGATGGGCGACCTCGGAGGCGTTCTTCCCGAGTGCGACCGGCGCGGGTGTCCGCCTCAACGTCGCCGGGCGGGAACGCTACGGTCGGGTCGTCAACTCGACGTACGAGGAGACCCGCTCGCGAGTGCTCGAGGCGCTGGCCGGCCTCGCGGACCCGAACGGGAACCCAGCCTTCGAGTTCGCCTGTCGACGCGAGCACCTCTACGGGGGGCCGTTCGCCCGCGAGGCACCCGACGTGCTCGTCTCCACGGCGGGGACGGACTGCACGGTGTCGGCCGCTCCCGCGGAACGGCGGTTCACGCGATCCGAGGGCGTGACGCGAACGGATGTCGGGACGTTCTTCGCGGCCGGGCCGACGATCCAGGAGTCCGCGGAACCGGCCTGCCTCACCGCCGCGGACGTCGCGCCGCTGGTGATGGCGACGCTGGGCCGCCCGGTTCCCAATCTGATGACCGGGCGCGATCCGTCGGCGCTGACGACCGCTCCCGTCGGCTACGGCACGTACGCGAACGTTGCTCACGGCACGGCCTGCGACGATCCCACGTTCGACGACACGCTCCTGGGGGAGCGCCTCGAGGAGTTCGATTACCGATAG
- a CDS encoding glycosyltransferase: protein MDVLTLTNAADAPFLNQQQAALERRGVRFETLSVAGDATGENARGPREYLRFFRTVRRELDREYDLIHAHYGLTAPMALAQRRVPVVCSLWGSDVHGPVAPVSRFCAPFCDEVIVMSEAMADALGRECRVIPDGVDLETFRPGSQAAARDRVGWPTDEHTVLFPYAPDRSVKNYPRAKRIVDRAADRLERPVSLRTISGVDHDEMPHYMNAADALLVTSHSEGSPNAVKEAMACDLPVVAVDVGDVRERLEDVSPSCVADADAVLVDGLTTILESGARSNGRKAAREVSLEHTTDAILEVYESVTGLERIDQRRTRVTRS from the coding sequence ATGGACGTACTCACGCTGACGAACGCCGCGGATGCGCCGTTTCTGAACCAGCAACAGGCTGCCCTCGAACGACGCGGCGTTCGATTCGAGACGCTGTCGGTCGCCGGCGACGCGACCGGTGAGAACGCTCGCGGGCCGCGCGAGTACCTCCGGTTCTTTCGGACGGTGCGTCGCGAACTGGATCGCGAATACGACCTGATCCACGCCCACTACGGGCTCACGGCCCCAATGGCGCTCGCCCAGCGACGCGTGCCGGTCGTCTGCTCGCTCTGGGGATCGGACGTCCACGGTCCCGTCGCACCCGTGAGTCGCTTCTGTGCACCCTTCTGTGACGAGGTAATCGTCATGTCCGAGGCGATGGCCGACGCGCTCGGTCGAGAATGTCGCGTGATCCCTGACGGCGTCGACCTCGAAACCTTCCGGCCGGGGTCACAGGCGGCCGCTCGGGACCGCGTCGGCTGGCCCACCGACGAGCACACGGTCCTGTTCCCCTACGCGCCCGACCGGTCGGTGAAGAACTATCCGCGGGCGAAACGGATCGTCGACCGAGCGGCCGACCGACTCGAACGCCCCGTCTCCCTGCGAACGATTTCGGGCGTCGACCACGACGAGATGCCCCACTACATGAACGCCGCCGACGCCCTCCTGGTGACCTCCCACAGCGAGGGCTCGCCCAATGCCGTCAAGGAAGCGATGGCCTGTGACCTCCCGGTGGTCGCCGTCGACGTCGGCGACGTCCGCGAGCGCCTCGAGGACGTCTCTCCCTCGTGCGTGGCCGACGCGGACGCCGTCCTGGTCGACGGCCTGACCACGATCCTCGAGTCGGGCGCCCGGTCGAACGGCCGGAAGGCCGCCCGCGAGGTGAGCCTGGAGCACACGACCGACGCCATCCTCGAGGTCTACGAGTCGGTGACGGGTCTCGAGCGAATAGACCAGCGGCGAACGCGAGTGACGCGGTCCTGA
- a CDS encoding alkaline phosphatase family protein — MSGSTSTTASERAFVLGLDGVPWNLIERWTDEGALPNFARLREEGASGPLDSTRPATTPLAWPSIATGVWPDKHGIYGFQQLSSSYSHQMYTSRDCKQPPLWEQLGPAVVGNVPMTYPATEIDGEVVTGMMTPSLEHDFTHPPELADEIVDRIPDYQISLNYPDYADRLDEFEVAVSDILRKRRELMRLLMERRDDWELFFFVYTAPDRFQHLIWDEDRILEQYRALDDILGEVMDYTDKHDADLYVVSDHGFGPIDELAYPNHFLEREGYLFEEEDDGTRGALASLGISRERVSSALNRVGISEEFLVSKVPRRLLDSVAEQIPGQHALYDVDYERTVAFVHDAGNLYVNDSDRFDHGVVSPREIPALKAELTDLFESITDDAGERVFVVYDGDDLFPTDPDSPNLIVNGTNRYEGRNGVTDEPFGDPSPTAASHRPEGIMLCRGPSIEPGATLRGARVVDVAPTLLHGIGKPVPTNADGRVLFDAFRPDAEPTGTKVARQDVSSERDQESVNDDFSGVEDRLKGLGYME, encoded by the coding sequence ATGAGCGGATCTACATCGACGACGGCGTCCGAGCGAGCGTTCGTTCTCGGGCTCGACGGCGTCCCCTGGAACTTGATCGAACGCTGGACCGACGAGGGCGCGCTCCCGAACTTCGCCCGACTGCGCGAGGAGGGAGCGTCCGGCCCGCTCGACAGCACGCGGCCGGCGACGACGCCGCTGGCGTGGCCCTCGATCGCAACCGGAGTGTGGCCCGATAAACACGGGATTTACGGGTTCCAGCAGCTCTCTTCATCGTACTCACACCAGATGTACACCAGCCGGGACTGCAAGCAGCCGCCGCTGTGGGAGCAACTCGGCCCCGCGGTCGTCGGCAACGTCCCGATGACGTATCCGGCGACCGAGATCGACGGTGAGGTGGTCACGGGGATGATGACGCCCTCGCTCGAGCACGACTTCACCCATCCGCCGGAACTCGCCGACGAAATCGTCGACCGGATTCCCGACTACCAGATCAGTCTCAACTACCCCGACTACGCCGACCGCCTCGACGAGTTCGAGGTTGCGGTCTCGGACATCCTCCGGAAGCGCCGGGAACTGATGCGATTGCTGATGGAGCGTCGGGACGACTGGGAGCTGTTCTTCTTCGTCTATACCGCGCCCGACCGCTTCCAGCATCTCATCTGGGACGAAGACCGCATCCTGGAGCAGTACCGTGCGCTCGACGACATTCTCGGCGAGGTGATGGACTACACCGACAAGCACGACGCCGACCTCTACGTGGTCTCCGACCACGGGTTCGGCCCCATCGACGAACTCGCCTACCCGAACCACTTCCTGGAGCGGGAGGGGTACCTCTTCGAGGAGGAAGACGACGGGACCCGGGGGGCGCTCGCGAGCCTGGGTATCTCCCGGGAACGCGTCTCGAGTGCGCTAAACCGGGTCGGAATCTCCGAGGAGTTCCTGGTCTCGAAGGTGCCGCGCCGGTTGCTCGACTCCGTCGCCGAGCAGATCCCCGGCCAGCACGCCCTCTACGACGTGGACTACGAGCGAACCGTCGCGTTCGTCCACGACGCTGGCAACCTCTACGTCAACGACTCGGATCGGTTCGACCACGGCGTCGTCTCGCCGCGGGAGATCCCGGCGCTCAAGGCCGAACTCACCGACCTCTTCGAATCGATCACCGACGACGCGGGCGAGCGCGTCTTCGTCGTCTACGACGGCGACGACCTCTTCCCGACGGATCCCGACTCGCCGAACCTCATCGTCAACGGGACGAACCGCTACGAGGGGCGCAACGGCGTCACCGACGAACCGTTTGGCGACCCGTCGCCGACCGCCGCGAGCCACCGCCCCGAGGGAATCATGCTCTGTCGCGGCCCCTCGATAGAACCCGGGGCGACGCTGCGGGGTGCACGGGTCGTCGACGTCGCCCCCACGCTGCTCCACGGCATCGGCAAGCCCGTCCCCACGAATGCCGACGGGCGGGTTCTCTTCGACGCGTTCCGCCCGGACGCCGAACCGACCGGAACCAAGGTCGCCCGCCAGGATGTTTCGAGCGAGCGTGACCAAGAGAGCGTCAACGATGACTTTTCGGGCGTCGAGGACCGATTGAAGGGCCTCGGCTACATGGAGTGA
- a CDS encoding quinone-dependent dihydroorotate dehydrogenase yields the protein MTLYSRLRPLAFALPPETAHDAGKTLLRAAQSTRPSRWALESAYRYEHPALEVDCLGSTFPNPVGVAAGFDKNAECTHALTALGFGFVEIGTVTPYAQTGNERPRLFRLQEDEAMVNRMGFNGDGMDRVRKRLEADGTPRIPLGVNVGKMNISSEREAIEDYRRVFTRLAPFADYVVVNVSCPNTPDEFDESSPEHIEAIFETLHAENDADVPLLVKIGPDSPEESVLELLEIVEAQGVDGIVATNTTTGRDGLHSPERDEWGGLSGAPLRDRSTDVVRLLASNTDVPIIGVGGVDSAERAYEKIRAGASLVQLYTGFVYNGPSTAQEINRGLLELLREDGFSSVEDAIGADLE from the coding sequence ATGACGCTGTACTCGCGGCTCCGGCCGCTGGCGTTCGCGTTGCCGCCCGAAACGGCTCACGACGCCGGGAAGACGCTCCTCCGGGCAGCCCAGTCGACGCGACCGTCCAGGTGGGCCCTGGAGTCGGCCTACCGGTACGAACACCCCGCCCTGGAGGTCGACTGCCTGGGGTCGACGTTCCCCAACCCCGTCGGCGTGGCCGCGGGCTTCGACAAGAACGCCGAGTGCACGCACGCCCTGACCGCCCTCGGATTCGGTTTCGTCGAAATTGGCACCGTGACGCCGTACGCCCAGACCGGCAACGAACGCCCACGCCTGTTCCGCCTCCAGGAGGACGAGGCGATGGTCAACCGAATGGGATTCAACGGCGACGGGATGGATCGAGTCCGAAAACGGCTAGAAGCTGACGGCACGCCTCGGATTCCCCTCGGCGTCAACGTCGGGAAGATGAACATCTCGAGCGAGCGCGAGGCGATCGAGGATTACCGCCGCGTGTTTACCAGACTGGCACCGTTCGCCGACTACGTCGTCGTCAACGTCTCCTGTCCGAACACGCCCGACGAGTTCGACGAGAGTTCGCCCGAGCACATCGAGGCCATCTTCGAGACCCTCCACGCCGAGAACGACGCCGACGTCCCCCTCCTGGTGAAGATCGGTCCCGATTCGCCGGAGGAGTCGGTCCTCGAGTTGCTCGAAATTGTCGAGGCCCAGGGGGTCGACGGAATCGTCGCGACGAACACGACGACCGGGCGCGACGGACTGCACTCGCCCGAGCGCGATGAGTGGGGCGGGCTGAGCGGTGCTCCGCTGCGGGACCGATCGACGGACGTCGTTCGCCTCCTGGCGTCGAACACCGACGTGCCCATTATCGGCGTCGGCGGCGTCGACTCCGCCGAGCGCGCCTACGAGAAGATCCGCGCCGGGGCCTCGTTGGTGCAACTCTACACCGGTTTCGTCTACAACGGGCCGTCGACGGCCCAGGAGATCAATCGTGGGCTCCTCGAATTGCTCCGCGAGGACGGGTTTTCGTCGGTCGAAGACGCGATTGGTGCCGACCTCGAGTGA
- a CDS encoding DoxX family protein, translating into MFESAGADVAFLLARVIFGGVLAFMGFNHFLDVEGMAGYAEFKGLPAPKASVVLSGVLLVLGGLSLVAGVFPAIGAGALAVFLVVSALKMHDFWNAEGEEAQNEMTAFLKNVYGAGAALAFLAVSNAAWPYALNIGL; encoded by the coding sequence ATGTTCGAGTCTGCCGGCGCCGACGTGGCGTTCCTGCTCGCGCGCGTGATCTTCGGTGGCGTCCTCGCGTTCATGGGATTCAACCACTTCCTCGACGTCGAGGGGATGGCCGGCTACGCGGAGTTCAAGGGCCTGCCAGCACCGAAAGCATCCGTTGTGCTGAGCGGAGTCCTCCTCGTCCTCGGCGGGCTCTCGCTCGTCGCGGGCGTGTTCCCCGCTATCGGAGCCGGCGCGCTCGCGGTATTCCTCGTCGTCTCGGCGCTGAAGATGCACGACTTCTGGAACGCCGAGGGCGAAGAGGCCCAGAACGAGATGACGGCGTTTCTCAAGAACGTCTACGGCGCCGGTGCGGCCCTCGCGTTCCTCGCGGTCAGCAATGCCGCCTGGCCCTATGCGCTGAACATCGGGCTCTAG
- a CDS encoding zinc ribbon domain-containing protein: protein MSLSDIFTGLLPGTDAEPESPDAPRGAHVDGPTTVVYECRNCGTTVDPKTSRCPHCDHDEIVEYPID, encoded by the coding sequence ATGTCACTCTCCGATATATTTACTGGACTCCTGCCGGGGACGGACGCCGAGCCGGAGTCACCCGACGCGCCACGCGGCGCCCACGTGGACGGGCCGACGACGGTCGTCTACGAGTGTCGAAACTGTGGGACGACGGTCGATCCGAAGACGAGTCGGTGTCCCCACTGCGACCACGACGAGATCGTCGAGTACCCCATCGACTGA